tacagGAAATTCAAGTGATAGTTCCAATGGTGTGCATTTTCAATCGGTGTTAGTTCCAATGGTGTGCATTTTCAATCGGTGTTGTCGAACATTACAAATAGCAttaatacaaatttatttttagatgaTTTTTTTTGGAACTTGCTTATGGGAATGTACATGCactttatgtattttgatttttctactatttattcaattataaaCTTTAACAGAAAATATGTTCAAAACTAATATCTCGAGTTATCTTATTAGGTAATAACCCAACACCATATTGATCAAGGTCTCCAACTACTAATCTACACTCTGtagatgaaaaaaaatgatgttcCAATATTAGTGATATTAGTAATTCGAGTATCATACATGAAGCATATGATAGTCCATGTCATCAGACAAGTCAACAACATCTTcaacaaacataaaataatatctacCAGTTACTAtgttaatatgtttttattacTTAAAGACCAAACACTTAACTTTTTAATTGGTTTATTAAAAACAATCATTGGTATAtgctaaataattattataaattcattGGAATACACAAATCGAATTAGATTGCAAAGGGATGTAAGACTGAATAGGAAGACTATGCTACTTCAAAAGAGATATGGTAAGATAAGCATGATAGATTGTAATTATCACAAAGCTAAAAATTTtacttcttttatctttaatactaccttcataatatatattcataattcagctgatttaaacatttaaatatattcatttttctttttttataatataaagtaCTTGATGTATTATCTCTAATGATTATAGGAGCAAGtacatttaattcaaatttagatactaaagaattagaagaagtgtgcatagttgaaaaaaaaagacacctgatacaaagagaaatatttttgaagaaattgactacaaatctttcaaaaaattttcaagaagttGAGGATATTACTAAGATAtggttatatattataatttttgtatttgaacaTTGATTTATTGTAAAACTTAAATCTTGAGGTTGGCACAATGAAATTGTATTATATGATCTCATCTTTTTAATCCATAAATTGTATTTTTCGgtaatcttttataaatattatttttatacttaacaTGGTGAAAGAaaggtatatttttatataaagtatttgttgcagatataactaaaataatttattatcttgGTGATTATTAGATGTGATAGATATTGGTGACCCAGAATTTTTTGTCGGCATTGCGACGCCATGATGTGGTATGAGGAGAGATCAGAGAAGTCCAAAACAGGATCCAATTTTGAGTTCTCAATATGTTGTATGCGAGGGAAGGTACAACTGCCATTTTGAAGCACTTGATCGGACGCTCAGGAATCTTATGTCAGTTACCGATCAACATAAGACACATCAAACATTTGGTGGTAAGATTGTTGTTCTAAGAGGTGATTTCAGACAGATACTTCCGGTGATTCCAAAAGGAAGTAGACATGATATATTAGCATCCGCTATTAACTCATCCCATCTGTGGTCATTTTGTAAGGTTTTGAAACTACATACGAATATGAGGCTTCTAATGTCTTCTTCGGATCAAGATGAAGGTGAAATGAAGATATTTGCTAATTGGATACTTGATATTGGAAATGGAAATATTAGCTCTGTTGTTGGTGATGAATTAGAAGTTGAAATTCCAGATGATCTATTGATTACAACTACTGATGATCCTCTCTCTCATTTGGTAGACTTTGCATATCCAAATTTGTTGCAAAACATATCAGATTACAGGTATTTTCAGAATAGAGCAATTCTTGCACCCACACTTAAGAGTGTCGAGAAGGTAAACGATTTTGTCTTAACAATCTTTCCAGGGATGGAAAAGGAGTATTTGAGCTCTgacacaacatgtcaagctgatGAGAATGAAGATGTAAAACAAGAGTGGTTCACACCAGAGTTTCTAAATGACATCAAATGTTCGGGACTCCTCAATCACAAGTTGACTTTGATGCCAGGAGTCGCTGTAATGCTACTGCGAAACATAGACCAGACTTCAAGTTTATGCAACGGGACAAGATTAATAGTTAACAAACTTGGCAGCAACGTAATTGGAGTGGCGGTAGTGACCGGTAGAAATATTGGAGATAAAGTGTACATTccaagaatgaacttgatcccttCAGATTCAGGATTGCCATTTAAGTTCCAACGGAGACAATTTTCATTAACAGTATGCTTTGCAATGACCATTAATATGAGTCATGGTCAATCATTATCACATGTACGGCTTTATTTGCCAAAATCAGTGTTCACCCATGAACAACTTTATGTTGCTTTGTCAAGAGTTAAGAGTCGCAGTGGCCTCAGGGTTTTAATTCTAAATGAAGACGGCAATCCaaagtcatcaacaacaaatgtcgtgttcaaagaggtttctaataatatttaggtaagaataatattatttttattttaataacatGTTATGATTCACACTTTTGTACAAATCTTTACTatagatataactaatttatctataactcttttttcaaatttaaaatgaaatgtGTAACAAGGAGCCCAACATCCAATAATTTTCTAATGAAGTTAGTAAGATACTAGGTTgtcgataaatttttattagctttttgatataaaatttagggtaaaattaacatgctattattacagttatatatgttcttattttttttatcttcctccttatggttcaagaatattataaactttaaactcttctattcatattttactttgaataaagataaaaataacatatttaacacatttattatataatgatgatagtgttatattaaatttaaaaaatatatgattataaaatattatttttaatttaacttatcaaatttaaatataagcccGTACATCACACGGGTTTAACACTAATTTTTAGTGTTGGCTACTGCTCTATAATTCAATCATAGCTTATACTTCTAATCTATCTAGTCCACACTACAATTTAAAGCAAGCTAATCACAATTTAAACTAAGTGAAACATATAGGTGTATCATTTGAAATCTGGTTAATAAttagctaattaattaattagcatTTTGGCATTTAAACAACTTTCTGATGTGAAAGAATTAATGAGAATATTAAAACTCTTCGAATAaatctcttttaaaatttaaactttttcatTCCTTTCCTTTCTCTTATCAATCAAAGTTGTTAACACCTTAACACCCTCTTAAAGCAATGGGAATAGCTCACGGCATGTATGATCTCGAGAACCCTTGACTCCCTCATGGCATCAGTGGCATGAGGTGCAAGAGCCTacaaacttcaaatttaaaCTTAATCAACGACGGAAAAAGTCCTAAAGAAATGATGGAGGAATGCATGACCAATTGACCACGACCTTTTAAAGTACATGTTCATGTTGATATCTATGGTTAAAAATATGCAGAAGCTAGCAAGATTACTGAAGGATATGATCATCACACACAAAACACACAAGTATAACTCCACATTATCAATCAACCTCGGGACCGGCTACTTCTGCAAAAAAATCACAGAAATTGCAAAAAATCATAAAGTTAAATGGAAACCATAGGGGACGAAGAAGAACAACGCTCACTGAacgacaaagaagaagaacgacgAAGCGCGACGCCCCTGCAGTCCTGCTACAACATCTATGACACGTGAAGACAGCGACAACGGAGACGGGGTTTTGGGAGAGTGCGACGGTGAAGGGGTTTTGGGAGGCGGCGGCCGGCAGTGAGATTTGGAAGAAGAGAGGTGGACTTCTGGAGAGTAGAGAGGTTAGGGTTTCATCACTTTCATGTGATTGAAGA
This portion of the Arachis duranensis cultivar V14167 chromosome 6, aradu.V14167.gnm2.J7QH, whole genome shotgun sequence genome encodes:
- the LOC127748433 gene encoding uncharacterized protein LOC127748433, which gives rise to MRRDQRSPKQDPILSSQYVVCEGRYNCHFEALDRTLRNLMSVTDQHKTHQTFGGKIVVLRGDFRQILPVIPKGSRHDILASAINSSHLWSFCKVLKLHTNMRLLMSSSDQDEGEMKIFANWILDIGNGNISSVVGDELEVEIPDDLLITTTDDPLSHLVDFAYPNLLQNISDYRYFQNRAILAPTLKSVEKVNDFVLTIFPGMEKEYLSSDTTCQADENEDVKQEWFTPEFLNDIKCSGLLNHKLTLMPGVAVMLLRNIDQTSSLCNGTRLIVNKLGSNVIGVAVVTGRNIGDKVYIPRMNLIPSDSGLPFKFQRRQFSLTVCFAMTINMSHGQSLSHVRLYLPKSVFTHEQLYVALSRVKSRSGLRVLILNEDGNPKSSTTNVVFKEVSNNI